A window from Spiroplasma endosymbiont of Aspidapion aeneum encodes these proteins:
- a CDS encoding ABC transporter permease subunit, with protein MRKLIKISYFAIILFFMYCPIFIMMIFSFNKGTTITVFRGWSFKWYEVMTQYTAFTSSIIVSLFVGAFSTIISLLIGIPACCGLLNMSKRKQKKWNIIINMPLINADIITAVSLLVCFTMMGLNLGILTLIAAHVSFNVPFVIITILPFMSKINKEYYNASADLGAGPIKTFFKIIIPNLYPSIIGAAVLSFSMSFDDFIISYFTSGSVTNVSTFIYSAQRIQPYINAFGTLLVCVIAVSVIIYNIYILINKKIKLDNENIIVGTFATNREKKIYKKLADLYNTLNNKIITRNSINPIRYIKYKYYYYLYKFYSSKNVEIKIFRLIAKREKILEDIKWEKRTYFRYERYTKVLTNLLENNVSENDKTKYKKHNSLINKAKARINKLESDIEWIEKRNDSVNERIAELNDEINNIKEDLQDNRIKKTKANRLIKQYTKELVYLQEGPNIYKLKMNIDRQKEIVEKDRLNVERAYWKLRNSRNELVIKANISKRIDNKLLKIELTKRSELYEILLLKKTKFIEDFKERVRYKILILEKKIDLFNDKIASKRNKLLGIKYNELGQINEDFVYQKGKGLKYKNTLTGLFLTLILVCSTCLFTYLYIRQGSYDLIMANWGSYINQQVIKNFEKKYDVKIGYQEYDSNETLYGKQQYYNYDIMVPSDYMVQKLAIENRIKKIDWSRLTNAKYSSKLKPLNTGEDPSKFFDPKIGQDVFDDTIYNLNIKSVFNGVNNNKEDISDYCLPYLWGNVEILFNIANKNVREFISSENIKFNAKKSNMIDSDTLGWESLWDAADKGLRVNLNFDSKNLFMYSLEKNYGVSSPKIDNNEKNNITIDDMIHNTYNDLSHLIIDHKSNVKLLDDQLIDNAVGNQFDIAVMYNGDISYAYSDGEHKFAFGIPGKKALIFKDKLQNTNVWTDNIVIGKNNKNIDLTYKLLNFMYQQDSQKLNTDELSITSPLKNFNDNYSKNMSVQQQNVYRFYDLLQKNGDSNNDPNKHIPQSFQYNKDTDQKLEESYTKLISQFQ; from the coding sequence ATGAGAAAATTAATTAAAATATCATATTTTGCAATAATATTATTTTTTATGTATTGCCCAATATTTATAATGATGATTTTTTCATTTAATAAAGGTACAACAATTACAGTATTTAGGGGATGAAGTTTTAAGTGATATGAGGTAATGACACAATATACCGCTTTTACATCATCTATAATAGTTTCTCTTTTTGTTGGTGCCTTTTCAACAATAATATCACTGCTTATAGGTATCCCAGCATGTTGTGGACTTCTTAATATGTCCAAAAGAAAACAAAAAAAATGAAATATTATAATAAACATGCCATTAATTAATGCAGACATTATTACAGCTGTTAGTCTCCTTGTTTGTTTTACAATGATGGGTCTTAATTTAGGTATTTTAACTCTGATAGCGGCCCATGTATCATTTAATGTTCCGTTTGTTATAATTACAATCCTTCCATTTATGAGTAAGATAAATAAAGAATATTACAACGCTAGTGCTGACCTTGGTGCGGGACCAATTAAAACATTTTTCAAAATAATTATTCCAAATCTCTACCCATCTATCATTGGTGCAGCAGTTTTGTCATTTTCAATGAGTTTTGATGATTTCATAATTTCATATTTTACATCAGGTTCTGTAACTAATGTGTCTACATTTATTTATTCTGCACAAAGAATACAGCCATATATAAATGCCTTCGGTACACTACTTGTTTGCGTAATTGCTGTAAGTGTTATTATTTATAATATTTATATTTTAATCAATAAGAAAATTAAATTGGATAACGAAAATATAATTGTAGGAACTTTTGCCACTAATAGGGAAAAGAAAATATACAAAAAATTAGCAGATCTTTACAACACATTAAACAACAAGATTATTACAAGGAATAGCATCAACCCAATTAGATATATAAAATATAAATATTACTACTATTTATATAAATTTTATTCATCTAAAAATGTTGAAATTAAAATTTTTAGATTAATAGCTAAGCGAGAAAAAATACTTGAAGACATTAAATGAGAAAAAAGAACATATTTCCGTTATGAAAGGTATACAAAAGTATTAACTAATCTTTTAGAAAACAATGTTAGTGAAAATGATAAAACTAAATATAAGAAACATAATTCCCTAATTAATAAAGCTAAGGCCCGAATTAATAAATTGGAATCTGACATAGAATGGATAGAAAAAAGAAATGATTCAGTTAATGAAAGAATTGCCGAATTAAACGATGAAATTAATAATATAAAAGAAGACCTACAAGATAATAGAATAAAAAAAACTAAGGCAAATAGATTAATTAAACAATACACAAAGGAATTGGTATATCTTCAAGAAGGACCAAATATTTATAAATTAAAAATGAATATAGACAGACAAAAAGAGATAGTGGAAAAAGACCGTCTAAACGTTGAGAGAGCATATTGAAAATTAAGGAACTCAAGAAATGAGTTAGTTATTAAGGCTAATATTTCTAAAAGAATTGATAATAAATTGTTAAAAATTGAACTCACTAAGCGATCAGAATTATATGAAATTTTGTTATTAAAGAAAACAAAATTTATCGAAGATTTTAAAGAGCGTGTTAGATATAAAATTTTAATATTAGAGAAAAAAATAGATCTATTTAATGATAAAATTGCATCAAAAAGAAATAAACTTCTAGGCATTAAATACAATGAGTTGGGACAAATAAATGAGGATTTTGTTTATCAAAAAGGTAAAGGGTTAAAATACAAAAACACTTTGACAGGGTTATTTTTAACATTGATACTTGTTTGTTCTACCTGCTTATTTACATATTTATATATTAGACAAGGAAGTTATGATCTTATAATGGCAAACTGAGGAAGTTATATAAACCAACAAGTGATAAAAAATTTTGAAAAAAAATATGATGTTAAAATAGGTTATCAAGAATATGACTCTAATGAAACATTATATGGAAAACAACAATATTATAATTATGACATAATGGTTCCAAGTGATTATATGGTGCAAAAATTAGCAATTGAAAATAGAATAAAAAAAATAGATTGATCTCGTTTAACAAATGCAAAATATTCATCAAAACTAAAACCCCTAAATACCGGAGAAGACCCATCAAAATTTTTTGATCCCAAAATTGGTCAAGATGTCTTTGATGATACAATTTATAATTTAAATATAAAAAGCGTGTTTAATGGTGTGAATAATAATAAGGAAGATATAAGTGATTATTGTTTACCATACTTATGAGGAAATGTTGAGATATTATTTAATATTGCAAATAAAAATGTTAGAGAATTTATTTCTTCAGAGAATATTAAATTTAATGCTAAAAAATCTAACATGATTGATTCAGATACTCTAGGATGAGAATCACTATGAGATGCTGCAGATAAAGGTTTAAGGGTTAATCTGAATTTTGATTCAAAAAATTTATTTATGTATTCATTAGAGAAAAATTATGGTGTATCTAGTCCAAAAATTGATAATAATGAAAAAAATAATATAACAATCGATGATATGATACATAACACTTATAATGATTTGTCCCATCTAATTATTGATCATAAATCAAATGTTAAATTACTTGATGATCAATTAATTGACAATGCTGTCGGTAATCAATTTGACATTGCGGTTATGTATAATGGTGATATTTCATATGCATATTCTGATGGAGAACATAAATTTGCCTTTGGAATACCTGGTAAAAAAGCACTAATTTTTAAAGATAAATTACAAAATACCAATGTGTGAACAGACAATATAGTAATTGGTAAAAATAATAAAAACATTGACCTAACTTATAAATTATTAAATTTTATGTATCAACAAGACTCACAAAAACTTAATACAGATGAACTTTCTATAACTTCGCCTCTAAAAAATTTCAATGATAATTATTCAAAAAATATGAGTGTTCAGCAACAAAATGTCTATAGATTTTATGATCTGCTTCAAAAAAATGGTGACTCTAATAATGACCCAAATAAACATATTCCTCAATCATTTCAATATAATAAAGATACAGACCAAAAGCTTGAGGAGTCATATACTAAATTAATTTCACAATTTCAATAA
- the leuS gene encoding leucine--tRNA ligase, with the protein MEFSHKKIEKKWQKFWEEKKIFKTKNDSQKKQYILDMFPYPSGSGLHVGHPKGYTASDVLSRFRRMQGYDVLHPIGWDAFGLPAEQYALKTNNDPTEFTNKNIDVFKKQIKSLGFSYDWDKELSTAHPNFYKITQWIFQQIYKKGLASIEMVNVNWCPNLGTVLSNEEVEVNSDGLMVSRDFGGHPVEKKPLRQWVLKITNYADKLLSGIESLDWKNSLKDLQKNWIGKSNGMVIKFKVDKLEAFIDVYTTRPDTIFGATYLVLAPEHIAVNMVTVKEKRNEVDKYVEISKKKTDIDRQDDSKEKTGVWTGAYAINPLNNEKIKIFVADYVLADYALGAIMAVPAHDPRDWEFATKYGLEKKFVLDTKNKSKPFVGDSRYINSNFLNNLNKEGAIKKISEHLVNNKIGYAKINYKIRDWVFSRQRYYGEPFPLYFSEDGKDVFLLDENELPLLLPKLKNIKPSGNGESPLANSSKWVNFEKNGKKYKRDTNTMPQWAGSCWYYLAYILAESPNNFVDIKSKKAKELFKKWLPVDVYIGGQEHAVGHLIYSRFWHKVLYDIGIVPNEEPYIKLINQGMIQDEKGQKMSKSKGNVINPDDIIQSHGADSLRLYIMFMVPIESSAQWNYKTLDSSRNWLDRVYRMFRTIGVTEDNDGIYDFAYNQTVKNVTNMLESCHFNTPISQLMQFVNEIYKIKKPLFKQYALNFIKMLSIYAPHLGEELWEMYSNNNESVYIQEWPAYDEKKLIVNTTTVAIQINGKLRATIETDKGINDKLLTELSTNLLKQKNYLHYDKIKKVIIIKDKIINFVV; encoded by the coding sequence ATGGAATTTTCACATAAAAAAATTGAGAAAAAATGACAAAAATTTTGAGAAGAAAAAAAAATATTTAAGACAAAAAATGATTCACAAAAAAAACAATATATTCTTGATATGTTTCCTTATCCTAGTGGTTCTGGATTACATGTTGGACATCCAAAGGGTTACACTGCCAGTGATGTACTTTCAAGATTTAGGAGAATGCAAGGGTATGATGTCTTGCACCCAATTGGATGGGATGCCTTTGGACTACCAGCGGAACAATATGCGCTAAAAACAAATAATGACCCCACAGAGTTTACAAATAAAAATATTGATGTATTTAAAAAACAAATTAAATCATTGGGATTTTCATATGATTGGGATAAAGAATTAAGTACTGCGCATCCAAATTTTTACAAAATAACCCAATGAATATTTCAACAAATTTACAAAAAAGGACTCGCATCAATTGAGATGGTAAATGTTAATTGATGTCCTAACTTGGGAACGGTTTTATCAAATGAAGAAGTGGAAGTAAACAGTGACGGACTAATGGTTTCGAGAGATTTTGGTGGTCACCCTGTGGAAAAGAAACCGTTAAGACAATGAGTATTAAAAATTACAAATTATGCTGATAAATTACTTTCTGGAATAGAATCTTTAGATTGAAAGAATTCCTTAAAAGATTTACAAAAAAATTGAATTGGTAAAAGTAATGGTATGGTTATTAAATTTAAAGTTGACAAATTAGAAGCCTTTATTGATGTATATACAACTAGACCTGATACAATTTTTGGTGCAACTTATTTAGTTTTAGCGCCAGAACATATTGCTGTTAATATGGTTACAGTAAAAGAAAAACGCAATGAAGTTGATAAGTATGTGGAAATTTCAAAGAAGAAAACAGACATAGACCGCCAAGATGACTCAAAAGAGAAAACTGGGGTTTGAACCGGAGCGTATGCAATTAACCCCTTAAATAATGAGAAGATCAAAATATTTGTGGCCGATTATGTTCTTGCCGATTATGCTTTAGGTGCAATTATGGCTGTTCCAGCTCACGACCCAAGGGACTGGGAATTTGCCACAAAGTATGGCCTTGAAAAAAAATTTGTTTTAGATACTAAAAATAAATCTAAACCATTTGTAGGTGATTCAAGATATATTAATTCTAATTTTTTAAACAATCTTAATAAGGAAGGTGCAATTAAGAAGATTTCAGAACATCTTGTAAATAATAAAATAGGATATGCCAAAATTAATTATAAAATAAGAGATTGAGTTTTTTCTAGACAAAGATATTATGGTGAACCATTTCCGTTATATTTTTCGGAAGATGGAAAAGATGTATTTTTGTTGGATGAAAATGAACTCCCTCTATTGTTACCAAAATTAAAAAATATTAAGCCATCAGGCAACGGCGAATCACCACTAGCAAACTCTAGTAAGTGAGTGAATTTTGAAAAAAATGGTAAAAAATATAAACGAGACACAAATACAATGCCACAATGGGCTGGTTCTTGTTGGTATTATTTAGCCTATATTTTAGCAGAGTCACCAAATAATTTTGTAGATATAAAATCAAAAAAAGCTAAAGAACTTTTTAAAAAATGACTACCTGTTGATGTCTATATAGGTGGTCAAGAACATGCTGTTGGTCATTTAATTTATTCTAGATTTTGACATAAGGTATTATATGATATAGGAATTGTCCCAAATGAAGAACCGTATATTAAATTAATTAATCAGGGTATGATTCAAGACGAAAAAGGTCAAAAAATGTCAAAATCAAAGGGCAATGTTATAAACCCCGATGATATTATTCAAAGCCACGGAGCTGACAGTTTAAGATTATATATTATGTTTATGGTGCCAATTGAGTCATCAGCTCAATGAAATTATAAAACTTTAGATAGTAGTAGAAATTGATTGGATAGAGTTTATAGAATGTTTAGAACAATTGGGGTAACAGAAGATAATGATGGAATATATGATTTTGCTTATAACCAAACTGTGAAGAATGTAACCAACATGCTTGAATCATGTCATTTTAATACTCCAATATCTCAATTAATGCAATTTGTAAATGAAATATATAAAATTAAAAAACCATTGTTTAAACAGTATGCATTAAATTTTATTAAGATGCTTTCTATTTATGCACCCCATTTAGGTGAAGAACTTTGAGAGATGTATAGTAATAATAATGAAAGTGTTTATATTCAAGAATGGCCCGCTTATGATGAAAAAAAACTTATTGTAAATACAACAACAGTAGCAATTCAAATTAATGGAAAACTAAGGGCAACAATAGAAACTGATAAGGGAATTAACGATAAATTATTAACTGAACTATCTACCAATTTATTAAAACAAAAAAATTATTTACACTATGATAAAATAAAAAAGGTTATAATAATAAAGGATAAAATTATTAATTTTGTAGTCTAG
- the coaD gene encoding pantetheine-phosphate adenylyltransferase codes for MKKNAIFPGSFDPFHSGHREVLRQSHKLFDKIYLIITFNPNKKFSESYLQRFEHIKHATKEFKNVELVINENKLTANVAKELGCNFLIRGLRDSKDLDYEIKMADANTYINDKLITIFFITNKENRKISSSLIKEISNIKKKIEK; via the coding sequence GTGAAAAAAAATGCTATATTTCCAGGAAGTTTCGATCCATTTCACTCTGGGCATAGGGAGGTTTTAAGACAATCTCACAAATTATTTGACAAGATATATTTAATAATTACCTTTAATCCCAATAAGAAATTTTCCGAGAGTTATCTTCAAAGATTTGAACATATTAAACACGCAACAAAGGAGTTTAAAAATGTTGAATTAGTAATCAATGAAAACAAATTAACCGCTAACGTTGCTAAGGAATTAGGGTGTAATTTTTTAATAAGAGGGCTGAGAGATTCTAAGGACCTTGATTATGAAATTAAGATGGCAGATGCTAATACATATATTAATGACAAATTAATAACAATTTTTTTTATAACTAATAAAGAAAATAGAAAAATATCATCATCACTAATAAAAGAAATATCTAATATTAAAAAGAAAATAGAGAAATAA
- a CDS encoding DDE-type integrase/transposase/recombinase, with protein MSNWCHHIKYSNKFAYLSISKDVKAGFIVGYKVSERNDSKLYINTWKAAQQYHDKSKPEIIHSDNGYQYTSIWIRRFSKRKNLFISLSRPGNSIDTAAAETFFSQSKTEYKHVLYQKTFSDVCRIVDEYIHYYNFERITIKSNGHAPADIYLSKIKCHF; from the coding sequence GTGAGTAACTGATGTCACCATATAAAATATAGTAATAAATTTGCATACTTGAGTATTTCAAAGGATGTAAAAGCTGGATTTATTGTTGGATACAAAGTATCTGAAAGAAATGATAGCAAACTTTATATAAATACATGAAAGGCGGCTCAACAATATCACGATAAAAGTAAACCAGAAATAATTCATAGTGATAATGGTTATCAATATACTTCAATTTGAATTAGACGATTTTCTAAAAGAAAAAACTTATTTATTTCATTATCAAGACCAGGCAACTCTATTGACACTGCTGCAGCAGAAACATTTTTTTCTCAATCAAAAACTGAGTATAAACATGTTTTATATCAAAAAACATTTTCAGATGTTTGTAGGATTGTTGATGAATATATACATTATTATAACTTTGAAAGAATAACTATCAAAAGTAATGGACATGCCCCAGCAGATATTTACCTTTCCAAAATAAAATGTCATTTCTAA